A stretch of the Desulfobacter sp. genome encodes the following:
- the mpl gene encoding UDP-N-acetylmuramate:L-alanyl-gamma-D-glutamyl-meso-diaminopimelate ligase encodes MKDSIRHIHLTAACGTGMGTLACILKKMGYKVTGSDQNVYPPMSDFLEENGIRLFSGFSSSNISRNPAPDLVIIGNAVSRDNPEASAVLEQGIPYMSMPQAVNHFIAKDKKIILVTGTHGKTTTSSIMAHLLETAGLSPSFMVGGILKDFNSSFQIGSGQYMVIEGDEYDTAFFDKGPKFMHYDPEITIMTGIEFDHADIFTDLDHICRVFEAFVLKIKETSTIIACNESPTLIRVLAEAGASALTYGDQGDIEIDDHGTCGQRTRARIKANDGDILVDTPMQGRHNLLNASACIAAARKLDISDEKIAQGLASFSGVKRRQEIRGIQKGITVMDDFAHHPSAVRETIAAVKPFYSKGRVIAVFEPRTNTSMRNIFQKEYPRAFTGADMVIICNPCVKKSIPEDQRFSTARLAHDIETLGTRAGHFETVDQVIEFLTPQLKDKDLVLIMSNGGFGNIHERLLEKIG; translated from the coding sequence ATGAAAGATTCAATTCGCCATATTCATCTCACGGCGGCCTGCGGTACCGGCATGGGCACCCTGGCCTGTATTCTTAAAAAAATGGGGTACAAGGTCACAGGATCAGACCAAAATGTTTATCCGCCCATGAGTGATTTTCTTGAAGAAAACGGAATCAGGCTTTTTTCAGGATTTAGTTCGTCTAATATTTCAAGAAATCCGGCCCCGGATCTTGTGATCATCGGTAATGCCGTGAGCCGGGACAATCCAGAAGCCTCTGCCGTGCTGGAGCAAGGCATTCCCTATATGTCCATGCCCCAGGCCGTGAATCATTTTATTGCCAAGGATAAAAAAATTATCCTGGTCACAGGAACCCACGGCAAGACCACAACCTCTTCGATCATGGCCCACCTGCTTGAAACAGCGGGACTCTCCCCCTCGTTTATGGTGGGAGGGATTTTAAAGGATTTTAATTCAAGCTTTCAGATTGGGTCAGGCCAATACATGGTGATTGAAGGGGATGAGTATGATACCGCCTTTTTTGATAAGGGCCCCAAGTTTATGCATTATGATCCTGAGATCACCATCATGACCGGGATTGAGTTTGACCATGCAGATATATTTACGGACCTGGACCATATCTGCCGCGTGTTTGAGGCCTTTGTTTTAAAAATCAAAGAGACCAGTACCATTATTGCCTGCAATGAAAGCCCGACCCTGATCCGGGTATTGGCAGAGGCTGGTGCATCTGCTCTTACCTACGGAGATCAAGGGGATATAGAGATAGATGACCATGGGACTTGCGGCCAGAGGACCAGGGCGCGGATCAAGGCAAATGATGGGGATATTCTTGTGGATACCCCCATGCAGGGACGGCATAATCTTCTGAATGCCTCCGCCTGTATTGCGGCCGCAAGAAAGCTTGATATCAGCGATGAAAAAATAGCACAGGGCCTGGCCTCTTTTTCCGGTGTTAAACGCAGGCAGGAGATCAGGGGGATCCAAAAGGGCATTACCGTGATGGATGATTTTGCCCACCATCCTTCTGCGGTCAGGGAAACCATTGCAGCGGTAAAACCCTTTTATTCCAAGGGCCGTGTTATTGCCGTGTTTGAACCCCGGACCAATACGAGCATGCGCAATATTTTTCAAAAAGAATACCCCCGGGCGTTTACCGGGGCCGATATGGTTATTATCTGTAATCCCTGCGTCAAAAAGAGTATACCTGAAGATCAGCGGTTTTCAACGGCCCGGCTGGCCCATGACATTGAGACATTAGGTACCAGGGCCGGTCATTTCGAAACCGTGGACCAGGTCATTGAATTTTTAACCCCCCAATTAAAAGATAAGGATTTGGTTCTGATCATGTCCAACGGCGGATTTGGGAATATCCATGAACGGCTTTTGGAGAAAATTGGGTGA
- a CDS encoding hemerythrin family protein, whose protein sequence is MANKIEWEEKFSVDIPELDECQKALFEKFNALIDLKAENADAKAVINMISEINDFSKMYFSKEEKMLRTKKYPDLETHAKAHRQFIKNAISMRREIAEDINNLTMEALVQQRDWLVDHIQTSDCLYVPFLRIHQYIDGTQKKN, encoded by the coding sequence ATGGCCAATAAGATAGAGTGGGAAGAAAAGTTTAGTGTGGATATTCCGGAACTGGATGAATGCCAGAAAGCGTTATTTGAAAAGTTTAATGCACTCATTGACCTAAAAGCTGAGAATGCAGATGCCAAGGCTGTGATCAACATGATTTCGGAGATCAATGATTTTAGTAAAATGTATTTTTCAAAAGAAGAAAAAATGCTGAGGACAAAAAAGTACCCAGACCTGGAAACCCATGCAAAGGCCCATCGGCAATTCATTAAAAACGCCATCAGCATGCGGCGGGAAATTGCTGAGGATATCAACAACCTGACCATGGAAGCCCTTGTCCAGCAACGGGACTGGCTGGTGGATCATATCCAGACAAGTGACTGCCTTTATGTCCCTTTTTTAAGGA